A portion of the Bacillus thuringiensis genome contains these proteins:
- a CDS encoding aldose 1-epimerase family protein: MTATIQNEKVIVSISDKGAELQSVRLKEDNTEYLWQGDSTYWGRRAPILFPIVGRLVDNTYYVDGKPYSLTQHGFARDLTFSVKEQSETKITYIVTSNEETLKKYPYEFELLVSYELDGQSVHVTYEVNNPTSKEMFFSIGAHPGFNFPLLDGESFTDYHLAFNGSERLETSVLEGPYLSNKKQLIAENTTELPLTYDLFKNDALIFENMNTHEISIRSHKHNKFVKVEFDGFPFVGVWTPGDNAPFLCIEPWYGIADEVKPAKDFKDKKGIQSLQANETFTCRYSITIG, encoded by the coding sequence ATGACAGCAACAATTCAAAATGAAAAAGTGATCGTTTCCATTTCTGACAAAGGTGCAGAATTACAGAGCGTTCGCTTAAAAGAAGACAACACAGAATATTTATGGCAAGGTGATTCTACTTATTGGGGACGCCGTGCACCAATTTTGTTTCCAATTGTCGGCCGATTAGTAGATAATACATACTACGTAGACGGTAAACCATATTCATTAACACAACACGGTTTCGCTCGTGATCTTACTTTCTCTGTGAAAGAACAAAGTGAAACAAAGATCACTTATATCGTTACTAGTAATGAAGAAACATTAAAAAAATACCCATATGAATTCGAATTACTCGTTTCTTATGAGCTAGATGGACAAAGCGTTCATGTAACATATGAAGTAAACAATCCTACTTCTAAAGAGATGTTCTTCTCAATCGGAGCACATCCTGGATTCAACTTCCCTTTATTGGACGGTGAATCATTTACAGATTATCACTTAGCGTTTAATGGTTCGGAACGCTTAGAAACAAGCGTATTAGAAGGACCTTACCTTTCAAACAAAAAGCAATTAATCGCTGAAAATACGACTGAACTGCCACTTACATATGATTTATTCAAAAATGATGCGCTTATTTTTGAAAATATGAATACGCATGAAATTTCGATTCGTTCTCATAAACATAATAAATTTGTAAAAGTAGAATTTGATGGATTCCCATTTGTCGGCGTATGGACACCAGGGGATAACGCACCTTTCTTATGTATTGAACCTTGGTACGGAATCGCTGATGAAGTAAAACCAGCAAAAGATTTCAAGGACAAAAAGGGAATTCAATCTTTACAAGCGAATGAAACATTTACATGTCGTTACAGCATCACAATCGGATAA
- a CDS encoding QueT transporter family protein has product MNIRTLVGNGILAALYIAVSMLIQPFGFTNVQFRISEMFNHLVVFNKKAIYGIVLGVFLTNLLFSPMIAYDLVFGVGQSILALVATIISMRFIKGVWARMIFNTVIFTITMFMIAIELHLALGLPFMLSWLTCAIGEFVVMAIGMPVMYWINKRVQFERFM; this is encoded by the coding sequence ATGAATATTAGAACTTTAGTCGGTAATGGTATTTTAGCGGCATTATATATTGCTGTTTCTATGCTTATTCAGCCATTTGGCTTTACGAATGTACAATTTCGTATTTCAGAGATGTTTAATCATCTCGTTGTATTTAACAAGAAAGCAATTTACGGAATTGTATTAGGTGTATTTTTAACGAATCTCTTGTTCTCACCTATGATCGCTTATGATTTAGTATTTGGAGTAGGTCAATCTATTCTTGCATTAGTTGCAACGATTATTTCTATGCGATTTATTAAAGGTGTTTGGGCTCGTATGATTTTTAATACAGTTATCTTTACGATTACAATGTTTATGATTGCAATTGAACTTCATCTTGCATTGGGTTTACCATTTATGTTGTCTTGGTTAACATGTGCAATCGGTGAATTTGTTGTCATGGCGATTGGTATGCCTGTAATGTACTGGATTAATAAGCGAGTACAATTTGAAAGATTTATGTAA
- a CDS encoding ribonuclease H family protein encodes MKYKIHWLYKTKRGLQTELTTEYMNIEEVLQFAEDFEKTGRAKELLFYDEMDAEWSLKEMKKLSKQVEEEPQEILVYFDGGYDVQTKEAGVGICVYYKKGNTNYRIRRNAYIEGIYDNNEAEYASLLYGMNILEELGIKYEAVTLRGDSQVVLQQLAGEWPCYDEHLNHYLDQIEQKAKQMKLKLVCEPISRKQNKEAHQLATQALEGTVIDSHKEITE; translated from the coding sequence ATGAAATATAAAATTCATTGGTTGTATAAAACGAAGCGCGGATTGCAGACGGAATTAACAACAGAGTATATGAACATAGAAGAAGTACTTCAATTTGCAGAGGATTTTGAGAAAACAGGAAGAGCTAAGGAACTTTTATTTTACGATGAAATGGACGCAGAATGGTCATTAAAAGAGATGAAAAAGTTAAGTAAGCAAGTAGAGGAAGAGCCCCAAGAAATACTCGTTTATTTTGATGGGGGGTATGATGTGCAAACGAAAGAAGCTGGCGTTGGTATATGTGTGTATTATAAAAAAGGAAATACAAACTACCGCATTCGCCGCAATGCATATATAGAAGGTATATATGATAATAATGAAGCGGAATATGCATCATTATTATACGGTATGAATATACTCGAGGAACTAGGGATTAAGTATGAAGCAGTTACACTTCGCGGAGATTCACAAGTGGTACTGCAGCAATTAGCCGGAGAATGGCCTTGTTATGATGAGCATTTAAACCATTATTTAGATCAAATTGAACAAAAGGCGAAGCAAATGAAATTAAAACTTGTATGTGAACCGATATCTAGAAAACAAAATAAAGAAGCACATCAATTAGCAACGCAAGCATTAGAAGGAACAGTTATTGATAGTCATAAAGAAATAACCGAATAG
- a CDS encoding zinc-finger domain-containing protein, with translation MDKKQLITEVNDLLETYCEGCFLREHNRKTNSKYYAHSFCIRQCTVGETLKKYGEQLS, from the coding sequence GTGGATAAAAAGCAACTCATTACAGAGGTAAATGACTTATTAGAAACGTATTGTGAAGGATGTTTTTTGCGAGAACATAATCGAAAGACAAATAGTAAGTATTATGCTCATTCATTTTGTATAAGGCAATGTACAGTTGGTGAAACATTGAAAAAGTATGGAGAACAGTTGTCATGA
- a CDS encoding DUF2564 family protein, whose protein sequence is MGSEVNDFEEVKFRVETAQKMVGSATISMDPDTLEHATTAVEAARSQLEIMKSVAVDLDEPFLMNEEKKLSKCEQQLNEAKH, encoded by the coding sequence ATGGGATCAGAAGTAAATGATTTTGAAGAAGTAAAATTCCGTGTAGAAACAGCACAAAAAATGGTAGGCTCAGCAACAATTTCAATGGATCCAGATACATTAGAGCATGCTACTACTGCAGTAGAAGCAGCTCGCTCACAGCTTGAAATTATGAAATCTGTTGCAGTAGATTTAGATGAACCCTTTTTAATGAACGAGGAAAAGAAACTAAGCAAATGCGAGCAGCAATTAAACGAAGCAAAGCACTAA
- the cspB gene encoding cold shock-like protein CspB: MQGKVKWFNNEKGFGFIEMEGADDVFVHFSAIQGDGYKALEEGQEVSFDITEGNRGPQAANVVKL; this comes from the coding sequence ATGCAAGGAAAAGTAAAATGGTTTAACAACGAAAAAGGTTTTGGATTTATCGAAATGGAAGGCGCTGACGATGTATTCGTACATTTCTCTGCTATTCAAGGAGATGGCTACAAAGCTTTAGAAGAAGGTCAAGAAGTATCTTTCGACATTACTGAAGGTAACCGTGGACCTCAAGCTGCTAACGTAGTAAAACTTTAA
- a CDS encoding YqcI/YcgG family protein, with amino-acid sequence MNKSYLLDNEEMRTRTDIPDWVAKEFEIFSSVVLEPTFPCYFGLTALKKNELRYSFLSHNDWSHLPHTMLSFLELMKERPIVRRGFFLFVEPECEEQSLEYYRDSFWKVLQYLHENDNQAWPKQIPEDPDHYLWEFSFGGEPIFAFGNAPAYKQRKTRHLGNSLVIGFQPRTIFDGLEGDRPKGAYSRQMVRERVEKWDQLPKHPNISHYGDPEHREWKQYFIGDDVELIKGKCPFLHRIEK; translated from the coding sequence ATGAATAAGTCTTACTTATTAGATAATGAAGAAATGAGAACGAGAACCGACATACCGGATTGGGTTGCAAAAGAATTTGAGATTTTTTCAAGTGTCGTGTTAGAACCAACTTTTCCATGTTATTTCGGTTTAACAGCTTTGAAAAAGAATGAACTTCGCTATTCATTTCTTTCTCATAATGATTGGAGTCATTTGCCACATACAATGTTATCTTTTTTAGAGTTAATGAAAGAGAGGCCGATTGTAAGAAGGGGCTTTTTCCTTTTTGTAGAACCGGAATGTGAAGAACAATCACTCGAATATTACCGTGATTCCTTTTGGAAAGTGCTGCAGTATTTACATGAAAACGATAATCAAGCATGGCCAAAGCAAATTCCTGAAGATCCAGACCATTATTTATGGGAATTTTCATTTGGTGGTGAGCCAATATTTGCATTTGGAAATGCGCCAGCTTATAAACAACGAAAAACTAGACATTTAGGGAATTCTCTCGTTATTGGGTTTCAGCCACGCACTATTTTTGATGGATTAGAGGGGGATCGTCCTAAAGGAGCATATTCAAGACAAATGGTCCGTGAGCGAGTTGAAAAGTGGGATCAATTGCCGAAACATCCTAACATTAGTCATTACGGTGACCCAGAGCATCGTGAATGGAAACAATATTTCATAGGAGACGATGTAGAGCTAATAAAAGGGAAATGTCCTTTTCTTCATAGGATAGAAAAATAA
- a CDS encoding LysE family transporter, translating to MALLYILDKKGYFIMKASLFFKITSLTSSKKRRKDRAMFGAIIQQIVLGISLAAPVGPINIEMLKRGIERGFWHAWVVGIGGMTADVLFMLLIYFGLSSVFMYTYVQAFMYCTGFFLLFYLGFQSVKQGIFHSNMEYKKEEVGGLKQSFMAGFLIAISNPLNLVFWFGIYGSTLSSLLTKVTKQEAFLYSLCIIAGIILWNLNIAFSVHFGRTLLKPKALGYITAGAGIILVGYSIHFAYKALQLFT from the coding sequence ATGGCTCTTTTGTATATTTTGGATAAAAAAGGGTATTTTATTATGAAAGCTAGTCTATTTTTTAAAATTACATCATTAACTAGTAGTAAAAAGAGAAGAAAGGATAGAGCGATGTTTGGAGCAATTATACAGCAAATCGTATTAGGTATTTCATTAGCTGCGCCAGTAGGGCCGATTAATATTGAAATGTTAAAACGAGGAATTGAACGTGGGTTTTGGCATGCTTGGGTTGTTGGAATTGGTGGAATGACTGCAGATGTTTTATTTATGCTTCTCATTTATTTCGGTTTATCTTCTGTGTTTATGTATACATATGTACAAGCCTTCATGTATTGCACGGGTTTTTTCTTGTTATTTTATTTAGGATTTCAAAGTGTAAAACAAGGAATTTTCCACTCGAATATGGAATATAAAAAAGAAGAGGTAGGTGGCCTTAAGCAATCGTTTATGGCAGGATTTTTAATTGCGATATCCAATCCATTAAATCTTGTTTTTTGGTTTGGTATATACGGAAGTACACTTAGCTCATTACTTACGAAGGTAACGAAACAAGAAGCTTTTTTGTACAGTCTTTGCATTATTGCCGGTATTATTTTATGGAATTTAAATATTGCTTTTTCTGTACATTTTGGAAGAACTTTATTAAAACCAAAAGCGCTTGGCTATATAACAGCCGGAGCAGGTATTATTTTAGTAGGGTACTCTATACATTTTGCATACAAAGCTTTACAGTTGTTCACATAA
- a CDS encoding sterol desaturase family protein — translation MKKVGKEFFLQHDIVIMYSILFIFIIILKMQFFTWFGMLACMFGIVFYTLNEYMTHRFLFHIKPPKNTFLLKMLRRLHYDHHVYPDDLKLLFLPVWFSIPSFTIYLLIAYGITKSVTITLSFGIGMIIMLLVYEWKHYIAHRPIRPVTKFGRWLKKQHILHHYKNEKFWFGVSNPVFDFIFGTLKDGKDVELSETARNLEKEKKTKVVR, via the coding sequence ATGAAGAAAGTGGGGAAAGAGTTCTTTTTACAACATGATATCGTTATTATGTATAGCATTCTATTTATTTTCATTATTATTTTAAAAATGCAATTTTTCACGTGGTTTGGCATGTTAGCATGTATGTTTGGGATTGTTTTCTATACACTTAATGAATACATGACACATCGTTTTTTATTCCATATTAAGCCGCCTAAAAACACATTTCTATTAAAAATGTTAAGAAGATTACATTATGATCACCACGTATATCCAGATGATTTAAAACTTTTGTTTTTACCTGTATGGTTTAGTATACCTAGTTTTACTATTTATTTACTTATAGCATATGGTATTACAAAAAGTGTTACTATTACACTTTCATTTGGAATCGGAATGATTATCATGCTGCTCGTTTACGAATGGAAACATTATATTGCCCATAGACCGATTCGTCCCGTCACTAAGTTTGGAAGATGGCTAAAAAAACAACATATATTACACCATTATAAAAACGAAAAGTTTTGGTTCGGTGTTTCAAATCCAGTATTCGATTTTATATTTGGAACACTTAAAGACGGAAAAGATGTTGAGTTAAGCGAAACAGCTCGTAATTTAGAAAAGGAAAAAAAGACAAAAGTAGTGCGTTAA
- a CDS encoding DUF485 domain-containing protein produces the protein MKRDDTSARKLQNEVNYTEVVQSEEFQLLLNTKKKFIVPMSIFFFSFFIALPILTSYSKVLNTPAFGDVTWAWVFAFSQFIMTWALCMIYSKKAESFDEISQKILQDMQKRRG, from the coding sequence ATGAAACGAGATGATACGTCAGCACGTAAGTTGCAAAATGAAGTGAATTATACAGAGGTCGTTCAGTCGGAAGAATTTCAATTGTTATTAAATACGAAAAAGAAGTTTATCGTTCCAATGAGTATTTTCTTTTTTAGTTTTTTTATTGCACTGCCTATTTTAACGTCGTATTCAAAGGTGCTTAATACACCTGCATTTGGTGACGTTACATGGGCGTGGGTATTTGCTTTTTCCCAATTTATCATGACATGGGCACTATGTATGATTTATAGCAAAAAAGCAGAATCATTTGATGAAATCTCCCAAAAAATTCTGCAAGATATGCAAAAAAGGAGGGGCTGA
- a CDS encoding cation acetate symporter, whose product MNTTAFALFLIIVLGTLVITYFASKKTKNASEFYTAGGGLTGWQNGLAIAGDYMSAASFLGIAGAIALTGFDGFFYSIGFLVAYLVVLYLVAEPLRNLGKYTLADMIAARFDAKKVRGVAALNTMTISIFYMIAQLVGAGALIKLLLGIEYTTSVLIVGTLMTVYVIFGGMTATSWVQIVKAVLLMAGTFIISVIVFAKFNFSVTEMFAQMKTATPLKDSFLNPGVKYKVGLDTLSLNLGLVLGTAGLPHILVRFFTVRDAKTARQSVVYATWLIGAFYIMTIFLGFGAAAFVGNEAIIKANPAGNMAAPLLAKALGGDFLFAFVSAIAFATILAVVAGLVLTAASAFAHDFYNEIIRKGKSTEKEQVSMARYASIGVAILSIILALFAQTLNVAFLVSLAFAVAASANLPVILFTIYWKRFNTTGAISGMIVGLVSAIVLVALSPNVWNPVAGKAIFVGEALFPYTTPGIISIPLGFLAAYLGTVLSSKKEDAAKFDEILVKSNTGHGISDASSH is encoded by the coding sequence TTGAATACTACTGCATTTGCACTATTTTTAATTATTGTTCTTGGTACGCTCGTCATAACATATTTTGCATCGAAAAAAACGAAAAATGCGAGTGAATTTTATACGGCTGGAGGGGGATTAACTGGTTGGCAAAATGGTCTGGCCATCGCTGGAGATTACATGTCTGCTGCTTCATTTCTTGGTATAGCCGGAGCAATCGCATTAACTGGGTTTGATGGATTCTTTTATAGTATCGGTTTTTTAGTTGCTTATTTAGTTGTACTGTATCTTGTTGCAGAACCGCTTAGAAATTTAGGGAAGTATACTTTGGCGGATATGATTGCAGCACGCTTTGATGCGAAAAAAGTTCGCGGAGTTGCAGCTCTTAATACGATGACGATTTCTATCTTTTATATGATTGCACAATTAGTTGGCGCGGGTGCACTTATTAAATTATTATTAGGGATTGAATATACGACATCTGTATTAATCGTTGGAACACTTATGACGGTGTATGTTATTTTTGGAGGGATGACAGCAACAAGCTGGGTACAAATTGTTAAAGCGGTACTACTAATGGCTGGTACGTTTATTATTTCTGTTATCGTTTTCGCAAAGTTTAATTTTAGTGTGACTGAAATGTTTGCACAAATGAAAACAGCTACGCCATTAAAAGATTCGTTTTTAAATCCAGGAGTAAAGTATAAAGTTGGCCTTGATACACTTTCTTTAAATTTAGGACTAGTTCTCGGTACAGCGGGATTACCACATATACTTGTCCGCTTTTTTACAGTACGTGATGCAAAAACAGCACGTCAATCTGTTGTATATGCGACGTGGTTAATTGGTGCGTTTTATATTATGACGATTTTCTTAGGGTTTGGAGCAGCAGCGTTTGTAGGAAATGAGGCAATTATTAAAGCGAATCCAGCGGGTAATATGGCAGCACCTTTATTAGCTAAAGCGTTAGGTGGGGACTTCTTATTTGCTTTCGTATCAGCAATTGCTTTTGCAACGATTTTGGCTGTAGTGGCAGGTCTTGTATTAACAGCAGCATCAGCATTCGCTCATGATTTTTATAATGAAATCATTCGTAAAGGAAAATCAACGGAAAAAGAGCAAGTATCTATGGCTCGTTATGCATCTATTGGAGTAGCGATACTATCTATCATACTTGCATTATTTGCCCAAACATTAAACGTAGCATTTTTAGTATCATTAGCATTTGCAGTTGCAGCGAGTGCAAATCTACCAGTAATTTTATTTACAATATATTGGAAGCGTTTTAATACAACGGGTGCTATTTCGGGTATGATTGTAGGTCTCGTATCAGCAATTGTTCTCGTAGCGTTGAGTCCGAATGTTTGGAACCCTGTAGCTGGAAAAGCTATTTTTGTTGGGGAAGCGTTATTCCCATATACGACACCAGGAATTATTTCAATTCCACTCGGATTTCTTGCAGCATATTTAGGAACGGTTTTATCTAGTAAGAAAGAAGATGCAGCGAAATTTGATGAAATTCTCGTGAAATCTAATACTGGTCATGGCATTAGCGATGCGTCTTCACATTAA
- a CDS encoding aspartate aminotransferase family protein — MKTKQTDELLAKDEQYVWHGMRPFSPNSTMVGAKAEGCWVEDIQGKRYLDGMSGLWCVNSGYGRKELAEAAYKQLQTLSYFPMSQSHEPAIKLAEKLNEWLGGEYVIFFSNSGSEANETAFKIARQYYAQKGEPHRYKFMSRYRGYHGNTMATMAATGQAQRRYQYEPFASGFLHVTPPDCYRMPEIEGQHIYDVECVKEVDRVMTWELSETIAAFIMEPIITGGGILMPPQDYMKAVHETCQKHGALLISDEVICGFGRTGKAFGFMNYDVKPDIITMAKGITSAYLPLSATAVKKEIYEAFKGKGEYEFFRHINTFGGNPAACALALKNLEIMENENLIERSAQMGSLLLEQLKDEIGEHPLVGNIRGKGLLVGIELVNDKETKEPIDNDKIASVVNACKEKGLIIGRNGMTTAGYNNVLTLAPPLIISSEEIAFVVGTLKTAMERI, encoded by the coding sequence ATGAAAACGAAGCAAACTGATGAATTATTAGCAAAAGATGAGCAATATGTTTGGCACGGAATGCGTCCCTTTAGTCCAAATAGCACAATGGTAGGGGCAAAAGCTGAAGGATGCTGGGTTGAAGACATACAAGGAAAAAGATATTTAGATGGTATGAGTGGCCTTTGGTGCGTAAATAGTGGATATGGAAGAAAAGAGCTTGCAGAAGCGGCTTATAAGCAATTACAAACATTATCATATTTTCCAATGTCACAATCACATGAGCCAGCTATAAAGCTTGCTGAAAAGTTAAACGAGTGGCTTGGTGGAGAGTATGTTATTTTCTTCTCAAATAGTGGATCAGAAGCGAACGAAACAGCTTTTAAAATAGCAAGACAATACTATGCTCAAAAAGGTGAACCACATCGTTATAAATTTATGTCACGTTATCGCGGGTATCACGGGAATACAATGGCGACAATGGCAGCGACGGGACAAGCGCAGCGTAGATATCAATATGAACCGTTTGCTTCAGGTTTTTTACATGTAACACCACCGGATTGTTACCGTATGCCTGAAATTGAAGGGCAGCATATTTATGATGTAGAATGTGTAAAAGAAGTCGATCGTGTTATGACGTGGGAATTAAGTGAAACAATTGCTGCTTTTATTATGGAACCTATTATTACAGGCGGGGGCATATTAATGCCACCACAAGACTATATGAAAGCTGTTCATGAGACGTGTCAAAAACACGGTGCCTTGCTTATTAGTGATGAAGTGATTTGCGGTTTTGGGCGTACAGGAAAAGCATTTGGATTTATGAATTATGATGTAAAGCCTGATATTATTACAATGGCAAAAGGTATTACGAGCGCATATTTACCATTATCTGCAACAGCTGTGAAAAAAGAAATATATGAGGCTTTTAAAGGTAAAGGAGAATATGAATTCTTCCGCCATATTAATACATTTGGTGGAAATCCAGCAGCTTGTGCATTAGCACTTAAAAATTTAGAGATTATGGAGAATGAAAATTTAATTGAGCGATCTGCACAAATGGGTTCCCTTTTATTAGAGCAACTAAAAGATGAAATTGGGGAACATCCACTTGTTGGGAATATTAGAGGGAAAGGTCTATTAGTTGGAATCGAATTAGTAAATGATAAAGAGACGAAAGAGCCAATTGATAATGATAAAATAGCAAGTGTCGTAAATGCTTGTAAAGAAAAGGGATTAATTATCGGACGCAACGGTATGACAACGGCAGGATATAATAACGTTTTAACACTAGCACCGCCGCTTATTATTTCAAGTGAAGAAATTGCCTTTGTTGTTGGAACGTTGAAGACGGCGATGGAACGTATTTAA
- a CDS encoding DUF3986 family protein, which produces MEKYDPNKHYHIGYYEDGYDLEVTAYKRINEPVWDAYIPHYEADDFYKKVEGMKLGKYIDDYGIMVYSFENDIDDNEVRIIFEKWLKKNGIV; this is translated from the coding sequence ATGGAGAAATATGATCCTAACAAACATTATCACATCGGATATTATGAAGATGGATATGATTTAGAAGTGACGGCGTACAAAAGAATAAATGAACCAGTTTGGGATGCTTATATTCCGCACTATGAGGCAGACGATTTTTATAAGAAAGTGGAGGGAATGAAGCTAGGTAAATATATAGATGATTATGGCATTATGGTGTATTCATTTGAGAATGATATTGATGATAATGAAGTACGAATTATTTTTGAAAAATGGTTAAAAAAGAACGGGATTGTTTAA
- a CDS encoding cation:proton antiporter produces the protein MEFEFFFQIALILLSTKLAGDLSVRLGQPSVLGKLIVGIVIGPAVLGWIENSELLTQLSNVGVILLMFMAGLETDLEELNANRNSSLAVALGGIILPFVGGYVSGLVMGMEQGNAVFLGLLLCATSVSISVQTLRDLGKMKTRESTTMLGAAVFDDILVVILLAFAMSFLGTDDVNLTMVILKKVVFFASIILIGWKGVPAIMRWLSPLRVSESIVSAALIICFSFAYFGELLGIAGIIGAFAAGIAISQTNYKHEVEKKVEPIAYAMFVPVFFVSIGMNITFDGIGNQIWFILALTVIAVLTKLIGCGFGARMTGFDAKSSAIIGAGMVSRGEVALIIAGTGLSSGLLAKDYFTAIVIVVILTTMITPPMLKYTFGAKDKAMKASK, from the coding sequence ATGGAATTCGAATTTTTCTTTCAAATTGCACTTATTTTATTAAGTACAAAGCTTGCTGGTGATCTTAGTGTTAGATTAGGTCAACCTTCTGTATTAGGTAAATTAATTGTCGGTATCGTTATCGGTCCAGCTGTATTAGGTTGGATTGAAAATTCAGAGCTTCTAACTCAATTAAGTAATGTCGGGGTTATTCTTTTAATGTTTATGGCTGGACTTGAAACAGACTTAGAAGAATTAAATGCAAATCGTAATTCTTCTTTAGCCGTTGCACTCGGAGGTATCATTCTTCCATTCGTAGGTGGTTACGTTTCCGGTCTTGTTATGGGAATGGAACAAGGAAACGCTGTATTCTTAGGATTACTTCTATGTGCGACAAGTGTTAGTATTTCCGTACAAACACTTCGTGATTTAGGTAAAATGAAAACACGTGAAAGTACGACGATGCTTGGAGCCGCTGTATTTGATGACATTCTTGTTGTTATTTTATTAGCATTTGCAATGAGCTTCTTAGGTACTGATGATGTTAACTTAACAATGGTTATCTTGAAGAAAGTAGTATTCTTCGCTTCTATTATTTTAATCGGATGGAAAGGTGTTCCTGCGATTATGCGCTGGTTATCACCACTGCGCGTATCTGAGTCTATCGTGAGCGCGGCTCTTATCATCTGTTTCTCATTCGCATATTTCGGCGAATTATTAGGAATTGCTGGTATTATCGGTGCTTTCGCTGCTGGTATTGCTATTTCTCAAACGAACTACAAACATGAAGTAGAAAAGAAAGTAGAACCAATTGCTTACGCTATGTTCGTTCCCGTATTCTTCGTTAGTATCGGTATGAATATTACATTTGACGGTATCGGCAATCAAATTTGGTTCATCTTAGCATTAACTGTTATCGCTGTATTAACGAAATTAATCGGCTGTGGATTCGGTGCACGAATGACTGGATTTGACGCTAAGTCTTCTGCAATTATCGGTGCTGGAATGGTTTCTCGTGGTGAAGTTGCACTTATCATTGCAGGAACAGGACTTTCTTCAGGTCTATTGGCAAAAGATTACTTTACAGCAATCGTTATTGTCGTTATTTTAACTACAATGATTACACCACCTATGTTAAAATACACTTTTGGTGCAAAAGATAAAGCAATGAAAGCAAGTAAATAA
- a CDS encoding MerR family transcriptional regulator: MLLNKRFTIGEMAKMHNIAESTLRYYDGKGIFHPSIVDPQTNYRYYTIDQFSLLDTIKFLRQLNIPLKEIKKYIDERNPTYALNLLEKQQEMMLKKQREIEYALAKMEHRIHLIKKATKAETDRILIKKIPKRKITAIAVAPNTTDDMFDYYIHSLQKNMKQMDDSLFSGDIGVTISKKAFMQKEFQAYSSVFILLDYMPYQVHSSDSIKAGMFACAYHHGSYEKTGETYKKLMEYIDQEGYEISGDSIEIGLIDWSVTENPEEQVTEIQIPVMKK, translated from the coding sequence ATGTTATTAAATAAACGCTTTACAATTGGAGAAATGGCAAAAATGCATAATATCGCAGAATCTACATTGAGGTATTATGATGGAAAAGGAATTTTTCATCCGTCCATTGTTGATCCTCAAACGAATTATCGTTATTATACAATCGATCAATTTTCACTGTTAGATACGATTAAATTTTTACGTCAGTTAAATATTCCGTTAAAGGAAATTAAGAAATATATTGATGAAAGAAATCCAACATACGCACTCAATTTACTGGAAAAACAACAAGAAATGATGCTGAAGAAACAAAGAGAAATTGAATATGCTTTAGCAAAAATGGAACATAGAATTCATTTAATAAAGAAGGCGACGAAAGCGGAAACCGATCGAATACTTATTAAAAAAATACCAAAAAGAAAAATAACAGCGATTGCAGTGGCGCCGAATACGACAGATGATATGTTTGATTATTATATCCATTCGCTTCAAAAAAATATGAAGCAAATGGATGATAGTCTATTTTCAGGAGATATAGGTGTGACAATTTCCAAAAAAGCATTCATGCAAAAGGAGTTTCAAGCATATAGCAGCGTATTTATTCTTTTGGATTATATGCCTTATCAAGTACATAGTTCAGATTCAATTAAAGCTGGTATGTTTGCGTGCGCTTATCATCATGGATCATATGAAAAAACAGGTGAAACATATAAGAAATTAATGGAATACATTGATCAAGAAGGATACGAAATAAGTGGAGATTCGATTGAGATTGGATTAATTGATTGGTCTGTAACAGAAAATCCAGAGGAGCAAGTAACAGAAATTCAAATTCCAGTAATGAAAAAATAG